One Cryptomeria japonica chromosome 9, Sugi_1.0, whole genome shotgun sequence genomic window carries:
- the LOC131063698 gene encoding uncharacterized protein LOC131063698: MGNICCCCSCSAPQQDYQDVIEKLIKVEEMSHIDELISYIDDLLNTIDQGSIHSIALLSKTNRVTSSITSGGTLLEMILKRSNTHICKRDTMPMLNRETRKLMIDITNQAGRIQWVGITLSVVGFVLERIEQVSSNRDECIELLKYMCNLAKYTKQLDDHLPQEKLNRVIQFIVQGSLLCISQLQSHPLFKFFAAPVAGEDLRRLQAQLGHEYSELSLEAIVVVLNRSAEVLNRIPVVLPPSQGTSPQAGTKFSFIWASVYATSIFCLTKIPDLRGELS, encoded by the exons atggggaacatttgctgcTGCTGCTCATGCTCTGCCCCCCAACAGGATTATCAAGATGTTATCGAGAAACTGATCAAAGTGGAAGAGATGAGCCACATCGATGAATTGATTTCTTACATCGATGACCTCTTGAATACCATTGACCAGGGAAGCATTCATTCAATTGCCCTTCTTTCCAAGACGAATCGAGTGACTTCTTCTATCACTTCTGGTGGTACTTTATTGGAGATGATATTGAAGAGATCTAACACACATATATGCAAG AGGGACACTATGCCAATGCTTAACCGTGAAACACGGAAATTGATGATTGATATAACAAATCAAGCAGGGCGGATTCAGTGGGTGGGAATAACGCTTTcagttgtaggttttgtgttggAACGAATTGAGCAAGTTTCTTCCAACAGAGACGAATGTATAGAGCTGCTGAAATACATGTGTAACCTTGCAAAATACACGAAGCAGTTGGATGATCATTTGCCTCAGGAGAAGCTGAATCGGGTCATCCAATTCATTGTACAAGGCTCCCTCCTCTGCATATCGCAATTGCAATCTCATCCACTCTTCAA ATTTTTCGCTGCTCCGGTTGCGGGTGAAGATTTGCGGAGATTGCAAGCACAACTTGGGCACGAGTACTCAGAGCTCTCATTAGAGGCAATAGTCGTTGTGTTGAATAGGAGTGCCGAAGTATTGAATAGGATTCCAGTTGTGCTACCTCCCTCCCAAGGAACATCTCCTCAAGCAGGTACTAAATTCTCTTTTATTTGGGCTTCTGTTTATGCTACATCAATCTTTTGCCTCACAAAAATCCCCGATCTTAGAGGTGAACTGTCCTGA